One window of the Luteolibacter sp. Y139 genome contains the following:
- a CDS encoding paraquat-inducible protein A, producing MKRLAPGLSWPRIEEGPIQVACHFCDALQEAPRLHEGDAAHCCRCGEMLYQNRPRSLARATAFSSAALIFMVLVHIFPSVTVDSGSVRHELTILQAANAMLREGNPLIAVGTVFFTMVAPLVLVGGLLYVSAPLRFGIALPGAKVVTRWFQLCEPWSMLEVFLFGILIALLKLGAIGDIHLGTGMWAMTGLVICTACAVAGIDRLELWDRLEIALHKHD from the coding sequence ATGAAACGCCTCGCACCCGGACTTTCCTGGCCCCGCATCGAAGAGGGACCCATCCAGGTGGCGTGCCATTTCTGCGATGCGCTGCAGGAAGCGCCGCGCCTGCACGAGGGCGATGCCGCGCACTGCTGCCGTTGTGGCGAGATGCTCTATCAAAACCGGCCGCGCTCGCTGGCCCGGGCCACCGCCTTCTCGTCCGCGGCACTGATCTTCATGGTGCTGGTCCACATCTTTCCCAGCGTGACCGTCGATTCCGGCAGCGTGCGGCACGAGCTGACCATCCTCCAGGCTGCCAATGCCATGCTGAGGGAAGGCAATCCGCTGATCGCCGTGGGCACCGTCTTCTTCACGATGGTCGCCCCCTTGGTGCTGGTCGGTGGGCTGCTCTACGTGTCCGCCCCACTGCGTTTCGGGATCGCCCTCCCCGGTGCCAAGGTGGTGACCCGCTGGTTCCAGCTTTGTGAGCCTTGGAGCATGCTGGAGGTCTTCTTGTTCGGTATCCTCATCGCCCTGCTGAAGCTCGGCGCGATCGGCGACATTCATCTCGGCACCGGCATGTGGGCCATGACCGGCCTCGTGATCTGCACCGCTTGCGCAGTTGCGGGAATCGACCGCTTGGAACTGTGGGACCGGCTGGAAATCGCCCTTCACAAGCACGACTGA